In Microcaecilia unicolor chromosome 1, aMicUni1.1, whole genome shotgun sequence, the following are encoded in one genomic region:
- the LOC115460669 gene encoding olfactory receptor 5AU1-like, translating into MEGRNQTSVTEFILVGLTRNPKLQIPLFVLFLMVYIITLLGNISITVATRLDSRLQTPMYFFLFHLSFLDICYSSVITPKTLQTLLAEQKIISLLGCALQMFFYAGFATTECYLLAVMAYDRYVAICNPLLYPVIMSRRLCIQMLSAAYVCGFCNALIHTVCIFHLSFCGSNVIDHYFCDGPPLLVLTCSDTFVCELALFIFAGFNCTSTFLAILISYTYILSNILRIRSAEGRRKAFNTCASHFTAVMIFFGTLIFMYLRPASSYSMEQDRVVSVFYAVLIPMLNPLIYSLRNKDVKDSATVKL; encoded by the exons ATGGAAGGCAGGAACCAGACGTCAGTGACTGAGTTCATTCTCGTCGGACTCACTCGTAATCCAAAGCTCCAGATTCCACTCTTTGTGCTCTTTTTAATGGTCTATATTATCACCCTGTTGGGTAATATCAGTATCACTGTTGCAACTAGATTGGATTCACGCCTACAGACCCCAATGTACTTTTTCCTCTTTCACTTGTCATTTCTTGATATCTGTTATTCTTCAGTTATCACCCCCAAAACTCTGCAAACCCTTCTTGCAGAACAGAAAATCATCTCCTTACTTGGTTGTGCTCTACAAATGTTTTTTTATGCTGGTTTTGCTACCACAGAATGTTACCTACTGGCAGTGATGGCGTATGATCGATATGTGGCAATCTGTAATCCATTGCTTTATCCTGTCATTATGAGCAGGAGACTGTGCATTCAGATGCTGAGTGCAGCTTATGTGTGTGGCTTTTGTAATGCTCTAATACATACAGTTTGCATTTTCCACTTATCCTTCTGTGGGTCCAATGTAATTGATCACTATTTCTGTGATGGTCCTCCACTCTTAGTACTTACATGCTCAGACACTTTTGTCTGCGAACttgcactttttatttttgctgggtTCAACTGCACATCAACCTTTCTGGCAATTTTAATCTCTTACACCTATATTCTCTCCAACATACTGAGGATTCGCTCTGCTGAAGGAAGACGCAAAGCGTTCAACACTTGTGCCTCCCACTTCACTGCTGTGATGATTTTCTTTGGAACCCTTATTTTCATGTATTTACGACCGGCTTCGAGTTATTCTATGGAGCAGGACAGAGTAGTTTCAGTCTTTTATGCAGTGTTAATCCCCATGTTAAACCCCCTGATTTATAGCCTGAGGAACAAAGAT gtgaaggattctgctactGTTAAGCTGTGA